A stretch of the Nothobranchius furzeri strain GRZ-AD chromosome 5, NfurGRZ-RIMD1, whole genome shotgun sequence genome encodes the following:
- the s100t gene encoding S100 calcium binding protein T: MSMPKSENASTLENAMQLMIQTFHKYSGNEGDKYTLSRAELKELLTTELGNYLGNAQDKEAVDKVMNDLDSNNDGEVDFTEFVILVGALTVACNDFFLEFNDKPEKK; encoded by the exons ATGTCCATGCCCAAATCAGAGAATGCCTCCACCCTGGAGAACGCCATGCAGCTCATGATCCAGACGTTTCACAAGTACTCTGGAAACGAGGGGGACAAGTACACGCTGAGCCGGGCCGAACTTAAAGAGCTGCTCACCACAGAGCTCGGAAACTACCTGGGG AACGCTCAGGACAAGGAGGCAGTGGACAAGGTCATGAATGACCTGGACTCCAACAACGACGGGGAGGTGGATTTCACTGAGTTTGTCATCTTGGTTGGAGCTCTGACCGTAGCCTGCAACGACTTCTTCCTGGAGTTCAACGACAAGCCAGAGAAGAAGTGA
- the si:ch211-105c13.3 gene encoding protein S100-A10, with amino-acid sequence MEAAIKTIVTTFINSSRGKDNLDSKSFQKLVQKQFSGTMEDTDSSSAIKEMQRGLDENSDGKVSFEEYLSLIGYVANAMSERKCGSNADAS; translated from the exons ATGGAGGCAGCAATCAAGACTATAGTGACGACATTCATTAATTCGTCCAGGGGGAAGGATAACCTCGACAGTAAATCCTTCCAGAAACTGGTGCAGAAGCAGTTCAGCGGCACCATGGAG GACACGGACAGCAGCTCGGCCATTAAGGAGATGCAGCGGGGACTGGATGAGAACAGTGATGGAAAAGTCAGCTTCGAGGAATACCTCTCTTTGATTGGCTACGTGGCGAATGCCATGAGTGAGAGGAAGTGTGGGTCCAACGCAGATGCATCGTAG